Genomic DNA from Streptomyces venezuelae:
CGTATCCGTGCATGGCCTGGACGTCGCGCTCCATCTCCTCGCGACTGCCGGTGGAGACGACCGCGCGGCCCTTCTCGTGGACGTCCATCATCAGCTTCGTGGCTTTCTCCTTCGAGTACCCGAAGTAGGACTGGAACACATACGTCACGTAACTCATCAAGTTGACCGGGTCGTTGTGGACGAGGGTGATCCAGGGGACGTCCGGCTCGGGGACGACGAAGGTCTCTTCGTCCGATTCCGGGCGGGTGATCTCTGCGGGAGCCGTACTCACACGCCCCATGCTGCCACTCCGCGCGGGCCCTCGCACAAATGGCCTCCCGCGCGTCCGCAGAAATCGTCAGAGTGACGAGATTGGAGGTAGCATCCGTCG
This window encodes:
- the clpS gene encoding ATP-dependent Clp protease adapter ClpS encodes the protein MGRVSTAPAEITRPESDEETFVVPEPDVPWITLVHNDPVNLMSYVTYVFQSYFGYSKEKATKLMMDVHEKGRAVVSTGSREEMERDVQAMHGYGLWATLQQDRK